One window of Legionella pneumophila subsp. pneumophila str. Philadelphia 1 genomic DNA carries:
- the lspA gene encoding signal peptidase II, translated as MKKWPWLVLSFLVIICDQLSKYWVGVLLTPYKPMPVMPMLNFTLAFNTGAAFSFLSGAGDWHRWFFAGFSFLMSIILLIWLVRTPEQARFQSVGISLILGGAIGNLIDRGLHGYVIDFIDVYYKHHHFATFNLADSAICIGAAILVLDLLIRRE; from the coding sequence ATGAAAAAATGGCCTTGGCTTGTACTTAGTTTTTTAGTAATTATCTGTGATCAGTTAAGTAAGTATTGGGTTGGGGTGTTGTTAACTCCATATAAACCCATGCCAGTTATGCCTATGTTGAATTTCACTTTAGCTTTTAACACAGGCGCTGCTTTTAGTTTTTTAAGCGGCGCAGGCGATTGGCATAGGTGGTTTTTTGCAGGGTTTAGTTTTTTAATGAGTATTATTTTGCTGATTTGGTTAGTACGTACTCCAGAACAGGCACGATTTCAATCTGTTGGGATAAGTCTTATTCTAGGAGGCGCTATTGGCAACTTGATTGACAGAGGTCTTCATGGTTATGTGATTGATTTTATTGACGTTTATTATAAACACCACCATTTTGCCACGTTCAACTTGGCCGATAGCGCTATATGTATAGGAGCCGCAATTTTAGTTCTGGATTTATTGATTCGTAGGGAATAG
- a CDS encoding 2-dehydro-3-deoxyphosphooctonate aldolase: protein MIIEKILGNQSVIISLDIDNFLFDRLDQIANSDLDLVEINSTDTNLLVKIKTQYPSLKIGAGGIIDTQQLEQCYQAGVHFASSPGFLASIAQTASVYSMCYFPSVATISEAMAAANIGFKQVRPYPANLTFCNALSKYLPGLNLFPAEIDWNEAELFLNLPAVAAVIIHNPDHKQLNGLVRLAQSII, encoded by the coding sequence ATGATTATTGAAAAAATCTTAGGTAATCAATCTGTGATCATATCACTGGATATCGATAATTTTTTATTTGACAGACTCGATCAAATTGCAAATTCCGATTTGGATTTAGTAGAGATCAACTCGACCGATACCAATTTATTGGTAAAGATTAAAACACAATACCCATCTCTAAAAATTGGAGCCGGCGGCATAATTGATACTCAACAATTAGAGCAATGCTACCAGGCGGGTGTACATTTTGCCTCTAGCCCCGGCTTTTTAGCTTCTATAGCCCAAACTGCAAGTGTTTATTCGATGTGCTATTTTCCAAGTGTAGCTACCATATCAGAAGCTATGGCCGCAGCGAATATTGGATTTAAACAAGTGCGACCCTACCCTGCCAATCTGACATTTTGTAATGCTCTAAGCAAATATTTACCAGGATTAAATCTGTTCCCAGCTGAAATTGACTGGAATGAAGCTGAGCTTTTCCTAAACTTGCCAGCTGTAGCAGCAGTAATTATTCATAACCCTGACCATAAGCAACTGAATGGATTAGTTAGGTTGGCACAATCAATTATCTGA
- the lidA gene encoding Dot/Icm T4SS effector LidA, with product MAKDNKSHQVKTSEGSLESVKTKEKEPVLEKMRVEDSKKEDKLSMPTTKKESQPNEPVKPFKTSFEKWIESSLLDPQAKEDRGSTINLGREGLKNASQVKKFLLSPAGKDVIAELGAQMALQRNINLQNQQDRMEHELFKRRLMAALFLWYLSKKSHAAEKVKEIIREYNEKAIKNAEKASKPSQQSTSSTSQADKEIQKMLDEYEQAIKRAQENIKKGEELEKKLDKLERQGKDLEDKYKTYEENLEGFEKLLTDSEELSLSEINEKMEAFSKDSEKLTQLMEKHKGDEKTVQSLQREHHDIKAKLANLQVLHDAHTGKKSYVNEKGNPVSSLKDAHLAINKDQEVVEHEGQFYLLQKGQWDAIKNNPAALEKAQKDYSQSKHDLATIKMEALIHKLSLEMEKQLETINNLIMSTDPKENEEATKLLHKHNGLNLKLANLQDMLAVHRKEKSFFNEKGEEVTSLNDAHYVIGKDQQLFNLGGKFYPIHKEQKILEKDGKFYLLKQGEDWESIKDSPEKQKKAEHDFHKLQYETPMTVKKLVHHNKGLETTIHKERVEETKQQLEDNGKEKIEIANNISKLQSTVGVALNQLNQPTLDTESPVLTPSGGSTTSSPKPTPSLASVTTFFKTKIDEMKKNENVKVTFDDLLALSIKIADPKARTYFTGELLKEVPRSGAIPFQTMQRMLQTLEQYGVDTTKPSVTSIRSKTDEVLEQRFNPTPSLSPFKTS from the coding sequence ATGGCAAAAGATAACAAATCACATCAAGTTAAAACATCAGAAGGGAGTCTTGAATCCGTAAAAACCAAGGAAAAGGAACCTGTTTTAGAAAAAATGCGTGTTGAGGATAGTAAAAAAGAAGATAAGCTATCAATGCCCACCACTAAAAAAGAATCTCAACCCAATGAGCCAGTCAAGCCCTTTAAAACTTCTTTTGAGAAATGGATAGAATCCAGCTTGCTTGATCCACAGGCTAAGGAAGACAGAGGCTCCACCATTAATCTGGGCCGAGAAGGGTTAAAAAACGCATCCCAGGTCAAAAAATTTCTTTTATCTCCGGCGGGTAAAGACGTAATAGCTGAATTAGGCGCCCAAATGGCTCTGCAAAGAAACATCAATCTACAAAATCAACAAGACAGAATGGAGCATGAGCTCTTTAAACGCCGATTAATGGCCGCATTGTTTTTGTGGTATTTATCCAAAAAATCCCATGCTGCGGAAAAAGTCAAAGAAATTATTCGGGAATACAATGAAAAAGCCATAAAAAATGCTGAAAAAGCAAGCAAGCCAAGCCAACAGTCCACTTCATCCACTTCGCAAGCTGATAAAGAAATTCAAAAAATGCTGGATGAATATGAACAAGCTATTAAACGTGCTCAAGAGAATATTAAGAAAGGCGAAGAATTAGAAAAAAAACTGGATAAGCTGGAACGTCAAGGCAAAGATCTTGAAGACAAGTACAAAACCTATGAAGAAAATTTGGAAGGGTTTGAAAAACTTCTCACTGATTCTGAAGAGTTATCACTATCCGAAATTAATGAAAAAATGGAAGCCTTCAGCAAAGACAGTGAGAAACTCACTCAACTGATGGAAAAGCATAAAGGCGATGAGAAAACCGTTCAATCCTTACAGCGTGAGCATCATGACATAAAAGCAAAACTGGCTAACCTGCAAGTTTTGCATGACGCTCATACAGGTAAAAAATCCTATGTTAACGAAAAAGGAAACCCGGTCAGCTCATTAAAAGACGCGCACCTGGCCATTAATAAAGACCAGGAAGTAGTAGAACATGAAGGACAATTCTATCTCCTGCAAAAAGGTCAATGGGATGCCATTAAGAATAATCCTGCAGCATTAGAAAAAGCCCAAAAAGACTATAGCCAATCTAAACATGATCTTGCAACCATCAAGATGGAAGCTCTAATTCATAAGCTTAGTTTGGAAATGGAAAAACAATTGGAAACAATAAATAATCTTATTATGAGCACAGATCCCAAAGAAAACGAGGAAGCCACCAAATTGCTGCATAAACATAATGGATTAAATTTAAAATTGGCAAATCTACAAGATATGCTTGCAGTACATAGAAAAGAAAAATCCTTTTTTAATGAGAAAGGAGAGGAAGTGACATCATTAAATGATGCGCATTACGTGATAGGTAAAGATCAACAACTGTTTAATTTAGGCGGTAAATTCTATCCTATCCATAAAGAACAAAAAATACTTGAAAAAGACGGCAAATTTTATCTTTTAAAACAAGGTGAAGACTGGGAATCTATCAAAGACAGTCCGGAAAAACAAAAAAAAGCTGAGCATGATTTTCATAAACTTCAGTATGAAACACCAATGACCGTCAAGAAATTAGTACATCATAATAAAGGTTTAGAAACAACCATTCATAAAGAAAGAGTTGAAGAGACGAAACAACAATTAGAAGACAATGGAAAAGAAAAAATAGAAATAGCCAATAACATAAGTAAACTTCAATCTACAGTTGGTGTGGCTTTAAATCAACTCAACCAACCAACTTTAGATACTGAATCACCTGTCTTAACACCTTCTGGAGGAAGTACAACCAGTTCACCGAAACCAACCCCGAGCTTGGCGTCAGTGACTACTTTTTTCAAGACGAAGATAGATGAAATGAAAAAAAATGAAAATGTTAAAGTTACCTTTGATGATCTGCTGGCGCTCAGTATTAAAATTGCCGATCCAAAAGCGCGTACTTATTTTACTGGTGAACTACTTAAGGAAGTGCCGCGCTCTGGAGCAATACCGTTTCAAACTATGCAACGTATGCTGCAAACTCTTGAGCAATATGGGGTAGATACTACAAAACCCAGTGTTACTTCTATAAGAAGCAAAACAGATGAAGTCCTTGAGCAACGATTTAACCCTACCCCGTCTTTATCTCCATTCAAGACATCATAA
- the era gene encoding GTPase Era has protein sequence MTWLLECFKNKQESRLMSSYCGYIALVGRPNVGKSTLLNRILQQKLSITSRKPQTTRHSILGIRTEGEFQFVYVDTPGIHQGNAKAINRMMNKTAISVLRDVDVIAFLVDGTHWKDEDEYVLNLIKQAKVPCILVVNKVDKITDKTQLLPWIEQISQRYQFAAIIPLSAKTGLQVDELEGKLKNYLPEGPHLFPDDQFTDRSTKFLCAELLREKIFRFCGQELPYSVTVDIESFKDEGNLIRIHALILVDKDNHKRMIIGDKGQKLKEMATNARLDMEKMLDKKVFLQCWCKVKSGWSDDERILKQLGYDQ, from the coding sequence ATGACATGGCTGTTAGAATGTTTTAAAAATAAACAGGAATCAAGATTAATGAGTAGTTATTGTGGTTATATTGCTTTAGTTGGCAGGCCAAATGTTGGCAAATCAACCTTATTGAATCGTATTTTACAGCAAAAATTAAGTATTACCTCGAGAAAACCACAAACCACGCGCCATAGTATTTTAGGAATTCGCACAGAAGGTGAATTTCAGTTTGTTTATGTAGATACTCCTGGTATTCATCAGGGTAATGCGAAAGCAATTAATCGCATGATGAATAAAACTGCGATTAGTGTACTACGTGACGTGGATGTGATTGCCTTTCTAGTTGATGGAACGCATTGGAAAGACGAAGATGAGTATGTGTTGAATTTAATCAAACAAGCTAAAGTTCCTTGCATCCTGGTAGTTAACAAAGTTGACAAGATAACTGATAAAACACAACTTTTGCCCTGGATAGAGCAAATAAGTCAGCGATATCAATTTGCAGCCATTATTCCTTTGTCGGCGAAAACTGGTTTGCAGGTGGATGAGCTGGAAGGCAAATTAAAGAATTATCTGCCAGAGGGACCTCATTTGTTTCCTGATGATCAATTCACCGATCGGTCTACAAAATTTTTATGTGCCGAATTGCTCCGTGAAAAAATTTTCCGCTTTTGTGGACAAGAATTGCCTTATTCTGTAACAGTAGATATTGAATCATTTAAGGATGAGGGCAATTTAATTCGTATTCATGCCTTGATTTTAGTAGATAAGGATAATCACAAGCGCATGATCATTGGTGATAAAGGCCAAAAATTAAAAGAAATGGCAACTAATGCCCGTTTGGACATGGAAAAAATGCTAGATAAAAAGGTTTTTTTACAGTGTTGGTGTAAAGTAAAGTCAGGCTGGTCTGATGATGAGCGAATACTGAAGCAATTGGGATATGACCAGTAA